A single region of the Cetobacterium somerae ATCC BAA-474 genome encodes:
- a CDS encoding mechanosensitive ion channel yields the protein MEEIKLLILNNVTLNIIASIIILLVGLALASVVVSKLEHVLTKTKLFSNLEHEITGKEGGTSTSAIKILLKFIYYIFVIFIIGIIMEKLGFSRLVNPILNLLDPIFSYIPNVLGGIVLLIVAIILAKLSQKFSEIFFRKMKVDEKIHSNENGISLSKIFSEIISLVIFILILPGVLAALKLDKILIPITDMLTKFLNYVPSLVAAALVLVVGWFIASKLRDILKGVLDSFKLDEKLSIDGRVLFEGKLSSVIANIVYVLVLIPVFSASLNYLELDIIISPVISMLNILFNYVPNLVGVALVLVVAMYFGRIIENIITNLLIGLKFDSYLEKAGLKTIENNYSKLVGKFSKILIIYFAIIQSIEILNFGSLQDLSLRLTVLLGDILLGVIVIAIGIVIANYAAKIIKNTSLVNKDQIASIAKIAIIVFVGAMGLRQMGIANEIINLAFGFTVGALAVAFAIAFGIGGKDLAKEKLQKLNCCKKNEEKDDVEPPKED from the coding sequence ATGGAAGAGATTAAGCTTTTAATTCTCAACAACGTAACACTTAACATCATTGCATCAATCATTATACTATTAGTGGGGTTAGCTCTAGCATCAGTTGTAGTGAGTAAGTTAGAACATGTTTTAACTAAAACTAAACTTTTTTCTAACTTAGAGCATGAAATTACTGGAAAAGAGGGTGGAACAAGCACATCTGCAATAAAGATACTTCTTAAATTTATCTACTATATCTTTGTAATTTTTATAATAGGTATAATAATGGAAAAATTAGGATTTAGTAGATTAGTAAATCCAATTTTAAATCTTTTAGATCCAATCTTCTCATATATTCCTAATGTATTAGGAGGAATAGTACTTCTAATAGTTGCAATTATTTTAGCAAAACTTTCTCAAAAGTTCTCGGAAATATTCTTTAGAAAGATGAAAGTTGATGAAAAGATACATTCTAATGAAAATGGAATATCTTTATCAAAAATATTTAGTGAAATTATTTCACTGGTAATATTTATTCTTATTTTACCAGGTGTTTTAGCAGCATTGAAATTAGATAAAATACTTATTCCAATTACTGACATGCTAACTAAATTCTTAAATTATGTTCCTAGTTTAGTTGCAGCTGCATTAGTTCTAGTTGTAGGTTGGTTTATAGCATCTAAATTAAGAGATATTTTAAAAGGAGTTTTAGATTCTTTTAAACTTGATGAAAAATTAAGTATAGATGGAAGAGTTTTATTTGAAGGAAAACTTTCAAGTGTTATAGCAAATATAGTTTATGTATTAGTATTAATCCCTGTATTCTCAGCATCTTTAAATTATTTAGAGTTAGATATAATTATATCACCAGTAATAAGTATGTTAAATATTTTATTTAACTATGTTCCAAATTTAGTAGGTGTAGCATTAGTTTTAGTTGTTGCAATGTATTTTGGAAGAATCATTGAAAACATAATAACAAATTTACTAATTGGTTTAAAGTTTGATTCATATCTTGAAAAAGCTGGATTAAAAACTATTGAAAATAATTATTCTAAATTAGTTGGAAAATTCTCAAAAATTTTAATAATATATTTTGCAATAATTCAATCAATAGAGATTTTAAATTTTGGATCATTACAAGATTTAAGTTTAAGACTGACAGTTTTATTAGGAGATATTTTATTAGGTGTTATAGTTATAGCAATTGGAATTGTAATAGCAAACTATGCAGCTAAAATAATTAAAAATACATCTTTAGTAAATAAAGATCAAATAGCTAGTATTGCAAAAATAGCGATAATAGTTTTTGTTGGAGCTATGGGACTAAGACAGATGGGAATTGCTAATGAGATTATAAATCTAGCATTTGGATTTACTGTTGGAGCTTTAGCAGTAGCCTTTGCAATAGCTTTCGGAATCGGTGGAAAGGACTTAGCAAAAGAGAAACTTCAAAAATTAAATTGTTGTAAAAAAAATGAAGAAAAGGATGACGTAGAACCTCCAAAAGAAGATTAA